Proteins co-encoded in one Campylobacter concisus genomic window:
- the ppk2 gene encoding polyphosphate kinase 2, with product MSKDKKHQKSEKLGYEEELRLLQIELLKFQNYVKEKGLRVLMLMEGRDAAGKGGTIKRLTEHLNPRGCRIVALAKPSDVEKTQWYFQRYVTHLPSAGEIVIFDRSWYNRAGVEPVMGFCTQAEHKEFLREVPKFEEMIINSGIIFFKIYLSITKDEQKKRFKERQNDPLKQFKISPVDQKAQELWDQYSIAKYSMLLASHNSISPWVIVSSDNKKEARLNVFKFILSHVEYPKKINDYLEFDKNVVRDGSEEIKRIEEGLNKDKLKSID from the coding sequence ATGTCAAAAGACAAAAAACACCAAAAAAGCGAGAAGCTTGGCTATGAGGAAGAGCTTAGGCTGCTTCAAATTGAACTTTTAAAATTTCAAAATTACGTAAAAGAAAAAGGCCTTAGAGTGCTCATGCTAATGGAAGGGCGCGACGCAGCCGGTAAAGGAGGAACGATAAAACGCTTAACCGAGCATCTAAATCCAAGGGGTTGCCGTATAGTAGCGCTTGCTAAGCCAAGTGATGTCGAAAAAACGCAGTGGTATTTTCAAAGATATGTGACTCATCTGCCAAGTGCCGGAGAGATCGTGATCTTTGATAGGAGCTGGTATAATAGAGCTGGCGTTGAGCCAGTGATGGGCTTTTGCACGCAAGCAGAGCATAAGGAATTTTTACGTGAAGTGCCAAAATTTGAAGAGATGATCATAAACTCCGGCATAATTTTCTTTAAAATTTATCTTTCAATCACAAAAGATGAGCAGAAAAAACGCTTCAAAGAGAGGCAAAATGATCCATTAAAGCAATTTAAAATTTCACCCGTTGATCAAAAAGCACAAGAACTTTGGGATCAGTACTCTATCGCTAAATATTCGATGCTTCTTGCCTCTCACAATAGCATTTCACCATGGGTCATCGTCTCAAGCGATAACAAAAAAGAAGCTAGGCTAAATGTCTTTAAATTTATCCTAAGTCACGTTGAATATCCAAAAAAGATAAATGATTACTTAGAATTTGACAAAAACGTCGTAAGAGATGGAAGTGAAGAGATAAAACGCATAGAAGAAGGGCTAAATAAAGATAAGTTAAAGAGTATCGATTAA
- the dsbD gene encoding protein-disulfide reductase DsbD, with protein sequence MFLKFLFSLILFAGSLFAEVLDVSKAFVLTPSVDSQNVEVKFNFGENIYLYKESFEIKLAGKKINELLNLPSSENTGEYEIYPKDFSIFIPLNLVKENLSNGKAILDINYQGCAKNGICYRPQSRIYEITDQAGKFSIATFKKEQKSDTDSFAEEFSSEQDIANGLGDKNFFISLLTFFGYGLLLSLTPCVFPMIPILSSIIVSKGANLNAKKGFLLSFIYVVAMSLAYALAGVAASLLGFGVAGALQNIYVLGAFAAIFVILSFSMFGFYDIKLPAKFENLISKKSQNSSGYVGIFIMGFASALIVSPCVAAPLAGALLYIAQSGNVFYGGVMLFVMGLGMGVPLLIIGLSSGKLLPKPGSWMDEVKKFFGFLMLIMAVWILARVLGEFFELLGYGIIGVFMAVYFGAFEVAEQSWAKFKKAFFILVFIYSVMLIVGSFLGSKEAFSPLSGLNLAKSDSALKFNSVKNLDELNEVIKNSTKPVLVDFYADWCVSCKEIEKITFKDSDVIDALTNFTLIRIDVTNGGPQNDEMLRNFGLIDPPALLLFNGGNELKFLRTIGFIDAKNFLAKLEKIK encoded by the coding sequence ATGTTTTTAAAATTTCTTTTTTCGCTCATTTTGTTTGCAGGCTCGCTTTTTGCTGAGGTTTTAGATGTTAGCAAAGCCTTTGTTTTAACTCCAAGCGTTGATAGTCAAAATGTTGAAGTGAAGTTTAACTTTGGTGAAAATATCTATCTTTATAAGGAGAGTTTTGAGATTAAGCTAGCTGGCAAAAAGATAAATGAGCTATTAAATTTGCCAAGTAGTGAAAATACGGGAGAATACGAAATTTATCCAAAAGATTTTTCGATTTTTATCCCATTAAATTTGGTAAAAGAAAATCTTTCAAATGGCAAAGCAATACTTGACATTAACTATCAAGGCTGTGCTAAAAACGGCATTTGCTACCGTCCACAAAGCAGAATTTATGAGATAACTGACCAAGCTGGAAAATTTAGTATCGCCACTTTTAAAAAAGAGCAAAAAAGCGATACCGACAGCTTTGCTGAAGAATTTTCTAGCGAGCAAGATATCGCAAATGGGCTTGGAGATAAAAATTTTTTTATCTCACTTCTTACTTTTTTTGGTTATGGTCTTTTGCTTTCACTAACACCTTGCGTCTTTCCGATGATACCGATACTTTCAAGCATAATCGTCTCAAAAGGTGCTAATTTAAATGCAAAAAAAGGCTTTTTATTATCATTTATTTATGTTGTCGCGATGAGTTTAGCTTACGCATTAGCTGGAGTGGCGGCTAGTCTGCTTGGCTTTGGTGTCGCAGGAGCTTTGCAAAACATCTATGTGCTCGGCGCTTTTGCAGCCATTTTTGTTATTCTAAGCTTTAGCATGTTTGGATTTTATGATATAAAATTGCCAGCAAAATTTGAAAATTTGATAAGTAAAAAATCGCAAAATAGCTCAGGCTATGTTGGAATTTTTATTATGGGTTTTGCCTCAGCTCTCATTGTGTCGCCTTGCGTTGCAGCACCATTAGCGGGCGCACTTCTTTATATTGCCCAAAGCGGAAATGTCTTTTATGGTGGCGTTATGCTTTTTGTCATGGGGCTTGGCATGGGCGTGCCACTACTTATTATCGGGCTAAGCTCTGGAAAGCTCTTGCCAAAACCTGGTAGTTGGATGGATGAAGTGAAAAAATTCTTTGGTTTTTTAATGCTCATCATGGCAGTTTGGATCCTTGCGCGTGTGCTCGGAGAATTTTTTGAGCTATTAGGATATGGCATTATAGGCGTTTTTATGGCGGTTTATTTTGGGGCATTTGAAGTAGCAGAGCAAAGCTGGGCTAAGTTTAAAAAAGCGTTTTTTATCTTGGTTTTTATATATTCAGTTATGCTAATAGTTGGTTCATTTTTGGGCTCAAAGGAGGCTTTTTCTCCACTTTCTGGACTAAATTTGGCAAAAAGTGATAGTGCGTTAAAATTTAATTCCGTTAAAAATTTAGATGAACTAAATGAGGTAATAAAAAACTCAACCAAACCCGTTCTAGTAGATTTTTATGCTGATTGGTGTGTAAGCTGCAAAGAGATAGAAAAGATCACTTTTAAAGATAGTGATGTTATAGATGCTTTGACAAATTTTACACTTATTCGTATCGATGTAACAAATGGCGGACCACAAAATGATGAAATGCTAAGAAATTTTGGGCTTATTGATCCGCCTGCACTCTTGTTATTTAATGGTGGCAACGAGCTAAAATTTCTTAGAACTATCGGTTTTATAGATGCTAAAAATTTTCTAGCAAAGCTTGAGAAAATTAAATAA
- a CDS encoding peptidylprolyl isomerase: MKKFLFPAVLSLAAAVTLNAAVVATVDGDAISDSDISSLLSAAMPGFDASKLQPNEKKRIIDDLINRKLLLKDAKSSGIEKDVEYIKAVKAAQEGIAVELYMRKLFDGIKVSDNELKDFYNKNKASMNEPAQAKARHILVEDEKTANDIIAQLKNLKGEALTKKFAELASQKSIDKGSAAHGGALGWFGQSQMVKPFADAAFSMANGTVSTKPVKTQFGYHVILKEDGKAAGTVSFEQAKPEIEQAVKMEKFQAAVRQKSEALRQKAKIEYK; encoded by the coding sequence ATGAAAAAATTTTTGTTTCCAGCAGTTTTAAGTTTAGCGGCAGCTGTTACTCTAAATGCAGCAGTAGTTGCAACAGTTGATGGTGATGCTATAAGCGATAGCGATATTTCAAGCCTTTTATCGGCAGCTATGCCAGGATTTGACGCTAGCAAGCTTCAACCAAATGAGAAAAAACGTATAATCGACGATCTAATAAATAGAAAACTTCTTTTAAAAGATGCTAAGTCAAGCGGTATCGAAAAAGATGTAGAGTACATCAAAGCTGTAAAAGCAGCACAAGAAGGTATCGCAGTTGAGCTTTATATGAGAAAGCTTTTTGACGGTATCAAAGTAAGTGATAACGAGCTAAAAGATTTTTACAATAAAAACAAAGCAAGTATGAACGAGCCAGCTCAAGCAAAAGCAAGACATATCCTAGTTGAAGATGAAAAAACAGCAAACGACATCATCGCTCAACTTAAAAATTTAAAAGGTGAGGCGCTAACTAAGAAATTTGCAGAGCTTGCAAGCCAAAAATCAATCGACAAAGGCTCAGCTGCACATGGTGGCGCACTTGGCTGGTTTGGTCAAAGCCAAATGGTAAAACCTTTTGCAGACGCAGCATTTTCAATGGCCAATGGCACAGTTTCAACTAAACCAGTTAAAACTCAGTTTGGTTACCATGTTATCTTAAAAGAAGATGGTAAAGCTGCTGGTACTGTAAGCTTTGAGCAAGCAAAACCAGAGATCGAGCAAGCTGTAAAAATGGAGAAATTCCAAGCTGCTGTTAGACAAAAAAGTGAAGCTCTACGCCAAAAAGCAAAGATAGAATACAAATAA
- a CDS encoding pyridoxal-phosphate dependent enzyme has protein sequence MIERVVLRGRELWLLRDDLLGEFNGNKARKLEYFLKADLSGIQAIVSHGSSQSNAMYSLSLFAKLKGLKFYYVVSHLSSNLKQTPVGNFKFALENGMEIFVKEERDKFAKELAKSQNALFINEGVAQSEAELGFITQANEINEWSKKSGIRPDIFLPSGTGTSACYLAKHTDLRVFTTPCVGDGDYLKKQIYELDKDSKVQILNPPKKYHFGNLYKELYEIWLEVCKSGVEFDLVYDPVGFITLFANLNKLGDQILYIHQGGILGNITQRQRYERKLKEHK, from the coding sequence GTGATTGAGCGGGTTGTTCTTAGGGGGCGAGAGTTATGGCTTTTAAGAGATGATCTGCTAGGCGAGTTTAACGGTAACAAAGCAAGAAAACTAGAGTATTTTCTAAAGGCTGATCTAAGCGGCATCCAGGCCATCGTGTCTCACGGCTCAAGCCAGTCAAATGCGATGTATAGTCTAAGTCTTTTTGCCAAGCTAAAGGGGCTTAAATTTTACTACGTCGTCTCTCATCTAAGCTCAAATTTAAAGCAAACTCCAGTTGGAAATTTCAAATTTGCACTTGAAAATGGTATGGAAATTTTTGTAAAAGAGGAACGTGATAAATTTGCCAAAGAGCTGGCAAAGAGCCAAAATGCGCTCTTTATAAATGAAGGTGTGGCACAGAGCGAGGCCGAGCTTGGCTTTATCACGCAAGCAAATGAGATAAATGAGTGGAGCAAAAAAAGTGGCATAAGGCCTGATATATTTTTGCCATCTGGCACAGGCACTAGTGCATGCTATCTGGCAAAGCATACCGATCTTAGGGTTTTTACAACTCCTTGCGTGGGGGATGGAGACTATCTAAAAAAGCAAATTTATGAGCTAGATAAAGATAGCAAAGTGCAAATTTTAAATCCGCCAAAGAAGTATCATTTTGGAAATTTATACAAAGAGCTTTATGAAATTTGGCTAGAGGTTTGCAAAAGCGGCGTGGAATTTGACCTAGTGTATGACCCTGTTGGCTTCATCACGCTTTTTGCAAATTTAAATAAGCTTGGGGATCAAATTTTATACATCCATCAGGGTGGAATTTTAGGTAACATTACACAAAGACAAAGATATGAGAGAAAATTAAAGGAGCATAAATGA
- a CDS encoding trehalose-6-phosphate synthase — MYLFFLITHLICAIVFIGYVFFDVCIYPFAKKTVDTKTLEIVKKAYTKGSAKVFGTAFLLLLISGAYMAKDYFGGELGWWQSNFQKLLLVKIFVLLIMCLVTFISVFNVIILKKPDPFGKFSHLIALVLCLIMVILAKVMWWA; from the coding sequence ATGTACTTATTTTTTCTGATTACTCATTTAATTTGTGCCATTGTATTTATAGGATACGTATTTTTCGATGTTTGTATATATCCATTTGCTAAAAAAACGGTTGATACTAAAACCCTTGAAATAGTTAAAAAAGCCTACACAAAAGGTAGTGCAAAGGTTTTTGGCACGGCATTTTTATTGCTTTTAATAAGTGGCGCTTATATGGCAAAAGACTATTTTGGAGGCGAGCTTGGCTGGTGGCAAAGCAACTTTCAAAAGCTATTGCTTGTAAAAATTTTTGTTTTACTCATAATGTGCCTTGTAACTTTTATCTCTGTTTTTAATGTCATTATTTTAAAAAAGCCTGATCCATTTGGTAAATTTTCACATTTAATAGCTCTAGTGCTTTGCCTAATAATGGTCATTTTAGCAAAAGTAATGTGGTGGGCTTAA
- the dnaK gene encoding molecular chaperone DnaK — translation MSKVIGIDLGTTNSCVSVFERGESKVIPNKEGKNTTPSVVAFTDKGEILVGDVAKRQAVTNPEKTIYSIKRIMGLMSNEKNAEEAKARLPYHVVDRNGACAVEIAGKVYTPQEISAKILIKLKEDAEAYLGEKVTDAVITVPAYFNDSQRKATKEAGTIAGLNVLRIINEPTAAALAYGLDKKEAEKILVYDLGGGTFDVTVLETGDNIVEVLATGGNAFLGGDDFDNKIIDWLVSEFKNETGIDLKGDIMALQRLKEAAENAKKELSSAQETEINLPFITADATGPKHLVKKLTRAKFEGMIDSLVGETITKINEVTKDAGLNKSDIKEVVMVGGSTRVPLVQEEVKKAFGKELNKSVNPDEVVAIGAAIQGAVIKGDVKDVLLLDVTPLSLGIETLGGVMTKIIEKGTTIPTKKSQVFSTAEDNQSAVTIMVLQGEREFARDNKSLGNFNLEGIPAAPRGVPQIEVEFDIDANGILTVSAKDKATGKAQNITISGSSGLSEEEINNMVKDAELHKEEDKKRKDAVEARNQADALVHQTEKSMSELGEKVPAEDRSNIEAALNDLKEVLKDENSSKEQIDAKVEALSKASHKLAEAMYKKDENAGANGGNNKKDDDVIDAEVE, via the coding sequence ATGTCAAAAGTTATAGGTATAGACTTAGGTACAACAAACTCTTGTGTGAGCGTTTTTGAGCGCGGCGAGAGCAAGGTTATCCCAAATAAAGAGGGTAAAAACACAACTCCATCTGTTGTTGCTTTTACAGACAAAGGTGAAATTCTAGTAGGTGACGTTGCAAAACGTCAAGCAGTTACAAACCCTGAAAAAACGATATATTCTATCAAACGTATCATGGGTTTGATGAGCAATGAAAAAAATGCTGAAGAGGCAAAGGCTCGCTTGCCATATCATGTCGTAGATAGAAACGGCGCTTGCGCGGTTGAGATCGCTGGTAAGGTCTATACTCCGCAAGAAATTTCAGCAAAAATTCTCATCAAACTAAAAGAAGACGCTGAAGCATATCTTGGTGAAAAGGTAACAGACGCGGTTATCACCGTACCTGCATACTTTAACGATAGCCAAAGAAAAGCTACAAAAGAGGCTGGAACGATCGCAGGACTAAACGTGCTTCGTATCATCAACGAGCCAACAGCTGCGGCACTTGCTTATGGTCTTGATAAAAAAGAGGCTGAGAAAATTTTAGTTTATGACCTAGGTGGCGGTACATTCGACGTTACAGTGCTTGAAACTGGCGATAATATCGTTGAAGTTTTGGCAACCGGTGGTAACGCATTCTTAGGTGGTGATGACTTTGATAACAAGATCATCGACTGGCTAGTAAGTGAGTTTAAAAACGAAACTGGTATCGATCTAAAAGGCGATATCATGGCACTTCAACGCTTGAAAGAAGCAGCTGAAAATGCTAAAAAAGAGCTAAGCTCAGCTCAAGAGACTGAGATAAATTTACCATTTATCACAGCTGATGCGACTGGTCCAAAACACCTTGTTAAAAAGCTAACTCGTGCTAAATTTGAGGGCATGATCGACTCACTTGTGGGCGAGACTATCACTAAGATAAATGAGGTAACAAAAGACGCTGGTTTAAATAAAAGCGACATCAAAGAGGTCGTAATGGTCGGTGGCTCAACTCGTGTACCACTCGTTCAAGAAGAGGTTAAAAAGGCATTTGGTAAAGAGCTAAATAAGAGCGTTAATCCAGATGAGGTCGTAGCTATCGGTGCTGCTATCCAAGGCGCTGTTATAAAAGGCGACGTAAAAGATGTGCTACTTCTTGACGTAACTCCACTTAGCCTTGGTATCGAAACACTTGGCGGCGTGATGACAAAGATCATCGAAAAAGGTACAACCATACCAACTAAGAAAAGCCAAGTCTTCTCAACTGCTGAAGATAATCAAAGTGCGGTTACTATTATGGTTTTACAAGGTGAGCGTGAGTTTGCAAGAGATAATAAATCACTTGGAAATTTCAACCTCGAAGGCATCCCAGCAGCTCCAAGAGGCGTACCTCAAATAGAAGTTGAGTTTGACATCGACGCAAACGGAATTTTAACCGTTTCAGCAAAAGATAAAGCAACTGGCAAAGCTCAAAACATCACTATCTCTGGATCAAGCGGCTTAAGCGAAGAAGAGATAAACAATATGGTAAAAGATGCTGAGCTTCATAAAGAAGAGGACAAAAAACGCAAAGACGCAGTTGAGGCTAGAAATCAAGCTGACGCACTAGTTCATCAAACTGAAAAGAGCATGAGCGAGCTTGGCGAGAAGGTCCCAGCTGAGGATAGAAGCAACATCGAAGCTGCGCTAAACGATCTAAAAGAGGTCTTAAAAGATGAAAATTCTTCAAAAGAGCAAATCGATGCTAAAGTAGAAGCTCTAAGCAAAGCTAGCCATAAACTAGCAGAAGCTATGTATAAAAAAGATGAAAACGCTGGAGCAAACGGCGGAAATAATAAAAAAGACGACGATGTTATAGACGCTGAAGTCGAGTAA
- a CDS encoding OmpA family protein: MKINKNNEDQSSFWVSYADLMAGLLFVFMLLIGAVVVKYVLTQNTLENKEQAIITALANLKDAQGKNFTLEELNDALKSELSKISDENINLKKSNEIFVIQIDALKEKLAQLIEENKDANASIKELNASVFDLNQKMIVLNDEISSKDRALSDANESSEKNLAKIAFLLEQVSQREARYDELLRDLNVTRDRVKNLTGIRVKVISALKDRLGSSIEIDPNSGALKLSSSVLFDKGSAVLKEEVKEELKATLSKYFDVLLNDKDIASNIDQIIIEGFTDSDGSYIYNLELSQKRAYAVMEFINSFSDDARLRKLLVASGRSYNELVFKDGAEDKDASRRIEIKFSLSNKEAINEIEKFLEFKGD, translated from the coding sequence ATGAAAATAAACAAAAATAACGAGGATCAATCGAGCTTTTGGGTTTCGTACGCAGACTTGATGGCGGGTCTGCTCTTTGTTTTTATGCTACTAATCGGCGCTGTCGTCGTAAAATACGTCCTAACTCAAAACACCCTTGAAAATAAAGAGCAAGCCATCATCACAGCACTAGCAAATTTAAAAGATGCCCAGGGTAAAAATTTCACCCTTGAAGAGCTAAATGACGCCCTAAAAAGCGAGCTTTCAAAGATAAGCGACGAAAATATAAATTTGAAAAAATCAAATGAAATTTTTGTTATCCAAATAGACGCTCTAAAAGAAAAACTAGCCCAGCTCATAGAGGAAAACAAGGACGCAAACGCGAGCATAAAAGAGCTAAATGCTAGCGTTTTTGATCTAAATCAAAAGATGATCGTGCTAAATGATGAAATTTCATCAAAAGATAGAGCACTTAGTGACGCAAACGAAAGCAGTGAGAAAAATTTAGCTAAGATCGCCTTTTTGCTCGAGCAAGTGAGCCAAAGAGAGGCTAGATATGACGAGCTTTTAAGGGATCTAAACGTCACTCGTGATAGAGTGAAAAATTTAACCGGTATCAGAGTAAAAGTGATCTCAGCTCTAAAGGATAGGCTGGGATCTAGCATCGAGATCGATCCAAACTCGGGTGCGTTAAAGCTTAGCTCCTCAGTACTTTTTGATAAAGGAAGTGCGGTCTTAAAAGAAGAGGTCAAAGAGGAGCTAAAGGCCACGCTTAGTAAATATTTCGACGTGCTTTTAAATGATAAGGATATCGCGTCAAACATTGATCAAATTATAATTGAGGGCTTTACGGACAGCGATGGAAGCTATATTTATAACCTAGAGCTTTCACAAAAAAGAGCTTACGCGGTGATGGAATTTATAAATTCATTTAGCGATGATGCGCGCCTTAGAAAGCTACTCGTGGCAAGCGGACGAAGCTACAACGAGCTAGTTTTTAAAGACGGAGCCGAAGACAAAGACGCTTCAAGACGCATCGAGATCAAATTTTCACTCTCAAACAAAGAGGCTATCAACGAGATAGAGAAATTTTTGGAGTTTAAGGGTGATTGA
- a CDS encoding MotA/TolQ/ExbB proton channel family protein, which yields MQNQNDFSELSVPKERQAHSFFVFFKVIFIPLVIYILAILAYLGVINFQMKLHTIVMMGVILFVAFIFSRHSALVAYSNFLANAKDYKIRLKEFIIAHLFEISSVKKANAKFEDFFESYTRNFRNDNLANIGQAVFPMLGILGTFISIAISMPSFSSSTANGLEKEIAILLNGVATAFYVSIYGIFLALWWMFFEKIGISKFERFYSEQKELSREFFWQENELNANFMKASVGYFKDSNDAFKMVLDDKFVKELSEQTNEKFNSLKELCEVEKNIINQSKAELSASLKMLNESGLKQDEFVKIHSDILKAVGAFSNAFKDMEVKILTEHAKLGEIFSRNLNATKESQLKFEQTIKSFDKVLREFSYSLMKEQNDALKEFRASLVESATIFKAAYEQEGRSLEREKERESLIAELKKNIDEIDKEANSVIEKIENLVQ from the coding sequence ATGCAAAATCAAAATGATTTTAGTGAGCTAAGCGTACCAAAAGAGCGCCAAGCTCACTCTTTCTTTGTCTTTTTTAAAGTTATCTTTATTCCTTTAGTTATCTACATTTTGGCAATACTAGCGTATCTTGGCGTTATAAATTTTCAGATGAAGCTTCACACCATCGTGATGATGGGCGTTATACTCTTTGTTGCTTTTATATTTTCTCGCCACAGCGCCTTGGTCGCTTACTCAAATTTCTTAGCAAATGCTAAAGACTACAAGATAAGGCTAAAAGAATTTATCATCGCTCACCTTTTTGAAATTTCAAGCGTCAAAAAGGCAAACGCTAAATTTGAAGATTTTTTTGAGAGCTATACAAGAAATTTTAGAAATGACAACCTAGCAAATATCGGTCAAGCAGTCTTTCCTATGCTTGGAATTTTGGGCACATTTATCAGTATCGCTATCTCCATGCCAAGCTTTAGCTCAAGCACCGCAAACGGCTTAGAAAAAGAGATCGCTATACTGCTAAACGGCGTGGCTACAGCATTTTATGTATCGATATACGGCATATTTTTAGCACTTTGGTGGATGTTTTTTGAAAAGATTGGCATTAGTAAATTTGAGAGATTTTACAGCGAGCAAAAAGAGCTAAGCCGTGAGTTTTTCTGGCAGGAAAATGAGCTAAATGCAAATTTCATGAAAGCAAGTGTAGGCTACTTTAAAGACAGTAATGACGCCTTTAAAATGGTGCTTGATGATAAATTTGTAAAAGAGCTAAGCGAGCAGACAAATGAGAAATTTAACAGCTTAAAAGAGCTTTGCGAGGTTGAAAAAAATATCATCAATCAAAGCAAGGCAGAGCTTAGCGCAAGTCTAAAAATGCTAAATGAATCTGGGCTAAAACAAGATGAATTTGTAAAAATCCACTCCGATATATTAAAGGCAGTTGGCGCATTTTCTAATGCCTTTAAAGATATGGAGGTTAAAATTTTAACCGAGCATGCAAAGCTTGGCGAAATTTTTAGTAGAAATTTAAACGCCACAAAAGAGAGCCAGCTTAAATTTGAGCAGACCATAAAGAGCTTTGACAAGGTTTTAAGGGAATTTTCTTACTCGCTCATGAAAGAACAAAATGACGCACTAAAGGAATTTAGAGCCTCGCTCGTGGAGAGTGCGACGATATTTAAAGCCGCGTATGAGCAAGAGGGCAGGAGCTTGGAGCGTGAAAAAGAGCGTGAGAGCCTCATTGCTGAGCTTAAGAAGAACATAGACGAGATCGATAAAGAAGCAAATTCTGTAATAGAAAAAATCGAAAATCTAGTGCAATGA
- the nth gene encoding endonuclease III — protein sequence MRTKKDILEIKRRLLEEFKDAKSELKFRNLYELLVCVMLSAQCTDKRVNLITPALFEAYKDVYELASANLASLKLMINSCSFFNNKAANLIKMANSVVELYNGEIPLDEEKLKALAGVGQKTAHVVLLEATNANVMAVDTHVFRVAHRLDLSYAKTPEATEADLSHAFKTDLGKLHQAMVLFGRYTCKAKKPLCHECILNDLCNSKDKII from the coding sequence ATGAGAACAAAAAAAGATATTTTAGAGATAAAAAGAAGACTTCTAGAAGAGTTTAAAGACGCCAAAAGCGAGCTTAAATTTAGAAATTTATATGAGCTACTTGTCTGTGTCATGCTCTCAGCCCAGTGCACCGACAAAAGAGTAAATTTAATAACTCCAGCTTTATTTGAAGCGTATAAAGATGTCTATGAGCTAGCTAGTGCAAATTTAGCAAGTCTAAAACTCATGATAAACTCGTGCAGCTTTTTTAATAACAAGGCTGCAAATTTGATCAAAATGGCAAACAGCGTGGTTGAGCTTTATAATGGAGAAATTCCACTTGATGAAGAGAAGCTAAAAGCGCTTGCTGGAGTTGGACAAAAGACCGCTCATGTCGTGCTTTTAGAAGCTACAAATGCAAATGTTATGGCTGTTGATACGCATGTTTTTAGAGTGGCACACAGGCTTGATCTTAGCTATGCAAAAACGCCAGAAGCTACTGAAGCTGATCTTAGCCATGCCTTTAAAACAGATCTTGGCAAGCTTCATCAAGCCATGGTGCTCTTTGGACGTTACACCTGTAAAGCCAAAAAACCGCTTTGCCATGAGTGTATTTTAAATGATCTTTGTAACAGCAAGGACAAGATTATTTAA
- the fbaA gene encoding class II fructose-bisphosphate aldolase: MGVLDIVKPGVLSGDDVTKLYAYAKEQGFAIPAVNVVGSDSVNAVLEAAKVANSPVIVQFSNGGAGFYAGKACENAAVLGAIAGAKHVHLLAKAYGVPVILHTDHAARKLLPWIDELVKASHEYKKTHGVPLFSSHMLDLSEENINENLSTCEKYLKELSELGISLEIELGVTGGEEDGVDNTSVDNALLYTQPEDVALAYERLSKISDKFSIAASFGNVHGVYKPGNVVLRPEILKNSQAYVAKKFNTKSDKPVNFVFHGGSGSELKDIKNAVSYGVIKMNIDTDTQWAFWDGVREYEAKNRAYLQGQIGNPEGDDKPNKKYYDPRKWLRSGEESMVKRLQTAFSDLNCLNRN; the protein is encoded by the coding sequence ATGGGCGTTTTAGATATCGTAAAACCTGGTGTTTTAAGCGGAGATGATGTAACAAAACTTTATGCTTATGCCAAAGAGCAAGGTTTTGCAATACCTGCTGTAAATGTCGTAGGCAGCGACTCGGTAAATGCTGTTTTAGAAGCGGCAAAGGTTGCTAACTCGCCTGTTATCGTTCAGTTTAGTAATGGCGGTGCAGGTTTTTACGCTGGTAAAGCCTGCGAAAATGCAGCCGTTCTTGGTGCGATCGCTGGAGCAAAGCATGTTCATTTACTAGCCAAGGCTTATGGCGTGCCAGTCATTTTACACACTGACCATGCTGCTAGAAAGCTTTTGCCTTGGATAGATGAGCTAGTAAAAGCAAGTCATGAGTATAAAAAAACTCACGGCGTGCCACTTTTTAGCTCTCACATGCTTGATCTTAGCGAAGAGAATATCAACGAAAATTTAAGCACGTGCGAGAAGTATCTAAAAGAGCTTAGCGAGCTTGGCATTAGCCTAGAGATCGAGCTTGGCGTCACTGGTGGTGAAGAGGACGGCGTAGATAACACAAGCGTTGATAACGCACTTCTTTACACTCAGCCAGAGGACGTCGCGCTTGCTTATGAAAGACTAAGCAAGATAAGCGATAAATTTAGCATCGCGGCTAGTTTTGGCAATGTCCATGGTGTCTATAAACCAGGCAATGTCGTGCTAAGGCCAGAAATTCTTAAAAACTCACAAGCCTATGTGGCAAAGAAATTTAATACAAAAAGCGACAAGCCAGTAAATTTTGTATTTCATGGCGGTAGTGGCAGCGAGCTAAAAGATATCAAAAATGCTGTAAGCTACGGTGTTATCAAGATGAACATTGACACCGATACTCAGTGGGCTTTCTGGGACGGCGTGCGTGAGTATGAGGCTAAAAATAGAGCATACTTGCAAGGTCAGATCGGCAACCCAGAGGGCGACGATAAGCCAAATAAAAAATACTACGACCCAAGGAAATGGCTAAGAAGTGGCGAGGAGAGCATGGTTAAGCGTCTTCAGACTGCTTTTAGCGACTTAAACTGCCTAAATAGGAACTAA